A single region of the Alosa alosa isolate M-15738 ecotype Scorff River chromosome 6, AALO_Geno_1.1, whole genome shotgun sequence genome encodes:
- the LOC125296259 gene encoding uncharacterized protein LOC125296259 codes for MNIHVSNYVENNQQEDDQNYDSESSVYEDCLEEFNPCCITSTRGDEGVPESENRVLQLSAILVRARQSLCPGSVVSYHGMEDEEDKDPRPSVSPLTWLTDDGEDELETLINKEQDIYYDCTGLPSFTGDEKEEGNAKLSLNVTVKMKDQNLPFREAVSVLEPIPNYQKDQTKQTYRTDEEPTQWCHRSLFMSVHEDEMDEHPKSNILPPACTAGVTDTESNELAASNSFLKLTAGKQGGHCKEHLSPLYLNQLYDDRDKHPRRTMVSKSESREKHQDLERPNGHFEPSPRHETDEQSAKHPTPFSTERTFILQSNVTPCQLLPVFPTKSEATEYDTIHFSTSFFSETRSADLTLLLGERDLESLQRGCNQSMGFRDDTSSLMDEKKYHIPANNNALVSSVERRDVENNKGNHVSSTSFFHAATVNSNSKATELAKDSLVKLTNSSPELCGMHDDLQPLNISATISDLKAECLAEDHVFSHRLHLKPDKANVSLSVEKPILTTAKQMINFDLQKANDTTKPIVNGHLALHAKPSVFPMSHGNPCSSKRLSSTKAPVKVSDSSTAPLLRFNKCLPPGTSMYSSSGIKSLPSTSSYWHRPTAKDNNTIDHRGRVNQRNELLSDIVSHTYKDDNRHYNVKAKPNSLLGTEKVNNDPNFKDDEKDEDRNPCLPPCQHPVSRRVSTVWFPTQSSTLSTKASQHKSKNLNPCGFNPKILYFGEELHDNISKLMPPPKTGGKAHERENRRRPYSEVGAATSKSITADLKPPIFFTKQHHMVNGYEADDEGENTSKIKREKIDSTQSKSNITKDLSSEMKPGSFLQIPVSAIYQESMLGYGSGPSRSSTSGHTFKEKEPLQP; via the exons ATGAATATCCATGTTAGCAATTATGTGGAGAACAACCAGCAAGAAGATGACCAAAATTACGACAGCGAGTCTTCTGTTTATGAGGACTGTCTGGAAGAATTCAACCCCTGCTGTATAACTTCCACAAGGGGAGATGAGGGTGTTCCGGAATCAGAGAACAGAGTGTTACAACTCTCAGCCATATTGGTCAGGGCACGACAAAGCCTGTGCCCAGGTTCCGTTGTGTCATACCATGGaatggaggatgaggaggataaGGATCCACGCCCAAGTGTTTCACCCTTGACATGGCTCACAGATGATGGGGAAGATGAGCTGGAAACACTG ATCAATAAAGAACAAGACATTTATTATGACTGCACAGGTCTTCCATCCTTCACTGGTGATGAAAAAGAAGAGGGAAATGCAAAGTTATCCTTGAATGTAACTGTCAAGATGAAGGACCAAAACCTACCATTTAGAGAGGCTGTTTCGGTGCTTGAGCCTATCCCCAACTACCAAAAAGACCAGACTAAACAGACCTACAGGACGGATGAGGAACCAACTCAGTGGTGTCATCGATCTTTGTTTATGTCAGTACATGAGGATGAGATGGATGAGCATCCTAAGTCTAACATTTTGCCTCCTGCATGTACTGCTGGTGTTACTGACACAGAAAGCAACGAGTTGGCTGCCTCAAATTCATTTCTCAAATTGACCGCCGGGAAACAGGGAGGTCACTGTAAGGAACACCTCTCACCTTTGTACTTAAATCAGCTGTATGATGACAGGGACAAACATCCAAGAAGAACCATGGTATCAAAATCAGAGAGCCGAGAAAAACACCAGGACCTTGAACGTCCAAACGGACACTTTGAGCCATCCCCTCGACATGAAACTGATGAACAGAGTGCAAAGCATCCCACACCGTTCTCTACTGAACGCACCTTTATTTTGCAAAGCAACGTAACACCTTGTCAGCTCCTGCCTGTATTTCCGACAAAGAGTGAAGCGACAGAGTATGATACCATTCATTTTTCAACCAGCTTTTTCTCTGAAACAAGGTCAGCTGATCTTACACTTCTCcttggagagagagatctggAATCCCTGCAGAGAGGATGCAACCAATCAATGGGCTTCAGGGATGACACCTCTTCCCTCATGGATGAAAAGAAGTATCACATACCAGCGAATAATAATGCATTAGTGTCTTCTGTTGAGAGGCGTGATGTAGAGAATAACAAAGGAAATCATGTCTCATCTACATCTTTTTTTCATGCTGCAACTGTAAACAGTAATTCTAAAGCCACTGAGCTTGCAAAGGATAGCCTTGTAAAACTAACCAATTCTTCTCCTGAATTATGTGGAATGCATGATGACCTCCAGCCTCTTAATATAAGTGCCACGATTTCTGATTTAAAAGCTGAATGCCTTGCAGAAGATCATGTCTTTTCACATAGGCTGCACCTAAAGCCAGATAAAGCCAATGTGTCACTCTCTGTGGAAAAACCCATCCTCACCACAGCAAAGCAGATGATAAATTTTGACCTGCAAAAAGCAAATGACACGACAAAACCCATTGTGAATGGTCATCTTGCTCTGCATGCAAAACCATCTGTTTTTCCGATGAGTCATGGAAACCCATGTTCCTCCAAAAGGCTAAGTTCAACCAAAGCCCCAGTGAAAGTCTCTGATTCCTCCACAGCTCCATTACTCAGATTTAACAAGTGTCTACCTCCAGGGACATCAATGTACTCTTCATCTGGGATTAAAAGCTTGCCCTCAACATCCAGCTACTGGCACAGGCCTACAGCAAAAGATAACAACACCATAGATCACAGAGGAAGGGTTAACCAAAGAAATGAACTATTATCTGACATTgtctcacacacttacaaagaTGACAATCGTCATTATAATGTAAAGGCAAAGCCTAATTCTCTGCTTGGCACTGAGAAGGTAAATAATGATCCCAATTTTAAGGATGATGAAAAAGACGAAGACAGGAATCCCTGCTTGCCGCCATGTCAACATCCGGTTTCAAGACGAGTAAGCACTGTGTGGTTCCCTACTCAAAGTTCCACACTGTCAACAAAAGCAAGTCAGCATAAAAGTAAAAATCTAAATCCTTGTGGCTTCAACCCTAAGATTCTCTACTTTGGTGAGGAATTACATGACAACATATCCAAACTTATGCCTCCACCAAAAACAGGTGGAAaggcacatgagagagagaacagacggAGGCCGTACTCTGAGGTTGGAGCTGCCACCAGCAAGTCAATAACAGCTGATCTAAAACCTCCGATTTTTTTCACCAAACAGCACCACATGGTCAATGGCTATGAGGCTGACGATGAAGGTGAAAATACCTCAAAGATCAAAAGGGAGAAAATAGATAGCACTCAGTCCAAATCTAACATAACCAAGGATCTGTCCTCTGAAATGAAGCCTGGATCATTTTTACAAATACCTGTCTCAGCAATTTATCAGGAGAGTATGTTAGGCTATGGCTCTGGACCGTCAAGATCAAGCACCTCCGGTCATACATTTAAAGAGAAAGAGCCTTTGCAGCCATGA